One region of Mangifera indica cultivar Alphonso chromosome 3, CATAS_Mindica_2.1, whole genome shotgun sequence genomic DNA includes:
- the LOC123209999 gene encoding dirigent protein 16-like, which yields MFKGLSASIFLAIMIGQMQAAIFAAAVNPASATGEETVLELYMHDILGGINPTARPITGLLGNIFRGQVPFARPLGFRPPKDAVVIPNANGAIPTVNGVNGIPLGNGITGKTFAGNPQTQLGPDGLGLGFGTITVIDDILTSSPKLGSQVVGKAQGVYVASSADGTTQMMAFTAMFEGGEYGDNLNFYGIYKIGSPLSHLSVTGGTGKFKNAIGSAEVRALIPPGQHVTDGAETLLRITVHLSY from the coding sequence ATGTTTAAGGGTTTATCAGCTTCCATATTCCTTGCAATAATGATCGGTCAAATGCAAGCTGCAATATTCGCAGCTGCAGTTAACCCTGCAAGTGCAACTGGAGAAGAAACGGTTCTTGAGTTATACATGCATGACATTCTCGGTGGCATCAACCCAACGGCTAGACCAATAACTGGCTTGCTGGGCAACATATTCAGAGGTCAAGTGCCCTTTGCGAGGCCCTTAGGATTCCGTCCCCCAAAAGATGCAGTAGTGATTCCCAATGCCAACGGTGCCATCCCTACCGTTAACGGTGTCAATGGCATTCCATTAGGAAACGGTATAACAGGTAAAACTTTTGCAGGAAACCCTCAGACACAACTGGGACCTGATGGACTAGGACTTGGCTTTGGGACAATCACTGTCATTGATGACATACTAACCTCCAGTCCCAAGTTGGGATCACAGGTAGTAGGGAAAGCTCAAGGCGTTTATGTGGCGAGCTCAGCAGATGGAACCACACAGATGATGGCATTTACTGCTATGTTTGAAGGAGGTGAATATGGCGACAACCTTAACTTCTATGGCATATACAAAATTGGCAGCCCTCTTTCACATTTGTCGGTGACCGGTGGAACTGGTAAGTTCAAGAATGCAATTGGGTCTGCTGAAGTGAGGGCGCTTATACCTCCTGGCCAACATGTTACTGATGGTGCAGAGACATTGCTGAGAATCACTGTCCACCTAAGCTACTGA
- the LOC123209998 gene encoding hydroxyethylthiazole kinase, translated as MEPNFNDQTQQQQHHHLVAWAPTAWAQLSAVRHQSPLIQCITNYVSMDLVANTLLSAGASPAMLHSAEEIPDFTPHVHALYINVGTLSPDWLPAMKIAAELASNSGKPWVLDPVAAGASGFRLKACLELVGLKPTVVRGNASEIIALSNASVGPTKGVDSSHESMDAVDAAKRLAEASGSIVAVSGAVDIITDGKRVVAVHNGVPMMQKITATGCAVTALIAAFVAVDPLHAFEATASALSVFGIAGEMGMDVANGPASLRMQMIDSLYGIDQAAVLSHVHIKSLP; from the exons ATGGAACCCAACTTTAACGACCAAACACAACAGCAACAACACCACCACCTGGTCGCGTGGGCCCCTACAGCGTGGGCCCAGCTCTCCGCAGTCCGCCACCAATCGCCTCTCATCCAGTGTATCACTAACTACGTCTCCATGGATTTAGTGGCCAATACTCTTCTCTCCGCCGGTGCCTCACCCGCCATGCTTCACTCCGCCGAAGAAATCCCGGACTTCACTCCTCACGTCCACGCGCTCTACATCAACGTCGGCACACTCTCCCCCGACTGGCTACCCGCCATGAAGATTGCTGCGGAGTTGGCCTCAAATTCGGGTAAGCCCTGGGTTCTTGATCCGGTTGCCGCCGGCGCTTCTGGTTTCCGGTTGAAGGCTTGCTTGGAACTCGTCGGCCTGAAGCCTACCGTCGTTAGAGGGAATGCCTCCGAGATCATCGCCCTCTCTAATGCCTCTGTCGGCCCCACAAAG GGAGTAGACAGCTCTCATGAGTCCATGGATGCAGTGGATGCGGCAAAGAGGCTGGCTGAAGCAAGTGGGAGCATAGTTGCTGTGTCTGGAGCTGTTGACATCATAACTGATGGGAAGAGAGTTGTTGCTGTTCACAATGGGGTGCCCATGATGCAGAAGATTACTGCAACTGGATGTGCAGTCACTGCACTCATTGCTGCTTTTGTAGCTGTTGATCCTTTGCATGCTTTTGAAGCCACAGCTTCAGCATTATCCGTGTTTGGCATTGCTGGTGAGATGGGGATGGATGTTGCCAATGGTCCAGCTTCATTGCGAATGCAAATGATAGATTCCCTCTATGGAATCGATCAAGCAGCTGTGCTTTCTCACGTTCACATCAAGAGTTTGCCATGA